The Oncorhynchus tshawytscha isolate Ot180627B linkage group LG08, Otsh_v2.0, whole genome shotgun sequence genome window below encodes:
- the LOC112239336 gene encoding progesterone receptor, whose product MQSATNISDTAKELCDAVSVSLGLSSQLNEIVDNGRSGPAFSADCGPNHGNHFSVSEESSPEFGAGASMTSELTTQMQRKTRIKSNDLGPSFEVHQDICGQNYVGFLQTLERERDSAWKVTRPMHELEMARGLRKNSDMFVNLDNAIALSVPSQFDELLPLSSPFRKDAPTQLFGREFTDQSTVNGLIKSSLNKTEQGHEGPCPVAGGSWFCKYLDNGNCMSCGARKACPPGVNYQDYDPGMPQEGHVQEQSYQSVMHESGLQQVYHSAIKKESSGWMSADSRLRCEDMLPVYFSDRRVCKVCGDEASGCHYGAVTCGSCKVFFKRAAEGKQNHLCASRNDCTIDKLRRKNCPSCRLSRCFRSGMSLKGRKLRGAGPLKGGVEGGTQAPGKERTGERGGERPGERGGERTGERTGGLQLSTVSPQAKCCAASQAPALGPSPSLRPSLLNILSSIEPGMVNAGHDTSQPDCFASLLSSLNELGERQLVSVVNWAKAMPGFRQLHVEDQMSVIQSSWLGLMVFALGWRSYTNTDARELYFAPDLIFNDQRMRVSSMYEHCVQFRLLSQRFCMLRVTQEEFLCMKALLLFSIIPVEGLRNQKCFDELRISYIKELVCLASQHGEKHHTQRLFQLTQLLDFLHPIVRKLHQFTYDLFIQAQSLPTRVSYPEMISEIVSVHVPKILTGIVQPILFHNAPC is encoded by the exons ATGCAGAGTGCCACCAATATATCAGATACAGCCAAGGAGCTATGTGACGCGGTGTCAGTGTCTTTGGGTTTGAGTTCGCAGTTAAACGAGATAGTGGATAATGGACGGAGCGGCCCTGCCTTCTCTGCAGACTGCGGCCCAAATCATGGAAACCATTTTTCAGTCTCCGAGGAGTCTTCTCCAGAGTTTGGAGCTGGCGCAAGTATGACCTCAGAGTTAACCACCCAGATGCAGAGGAAAACGAGAATTAAATCAAATGATCTCGGGCCATCGTTCGAAGTACATCAAGACATTTGTGGACAAAATTATGTCGGTTTTTTACAGACCCTCGAGCGCGAAAGGGACAGCGCATGGAAGGTGACGAGGCCTATGCACGAGTTGGAAATGGCCCGAGGTCTCCGTAAAAACTCGGACATGTTCGTGAATTTGGATAACGCTATTGCGCTCTCGGTGCCCTCTCAGTTTGACGAACTGTTACCTTTAAGTTCTCCATTCCGTAAAGACGCCCCAACCCAGTTATTTGGTAGGGAATTTACGGATCAATCGACCGTCAATGGCCTCATCAAAAGCAGCCTTAACAAAACCGAACAAGGACACGAGGGACCCTGTCCGGTGGCGGGTGGATCTTGGTTCTGTAAATATTTGGACAACGGAAATTGCATGTCTTGTGGAGCACGTAAAGCCTGTCCCCCTGGGGTTAACTATCAGGACTATGACCCTGGGATGCCACAAGAGGGTCATGTCCAGGAGCAAAGTTACCAAAGTGTGATGCATGAAAGCGGTCTTCAACAAGTGTATCACTCCGCTATCAAGAAGGAGAGTTCTGGATGGATGAGTGCTGACTCCAGACTGAG ATGTGAGGATATGTTGCCAGTGTACTTCTCTGACCGGAGGGTGTGTAAGGTATGTGGAGACGAGGCGTCAGGCTGTCACTATGGAGCTGTTACCTGTGGGAGCTGCAAGGTGTTCTTCAAGAGGGCTGCAGAGG GTAAGCAGAATCACCTGTGCGCCAGCCGTAACGACTGCACCATCGACAAGCTGAGGAGGAAGAACTGTCCTTCCTGTCGTCTCAGCAGATGCTTCCGGTCTGGAATGAGCCTCAAAG GCCGCAAGCTGAGGGGAGCTGGCCCGCtgaaaggaggagtggaggggggaaCACAGGCACCCGgcaaagagaggactggagagaggggaggagagaggcctggagagaggggaggagagaggactggagagaggacTGGGGGATTACAGTTATCCACCGTTTCCCCACAGGCTAAAT GCTGTGCTGCGTCGCAGGCTCCCGCTCTTGGCCCCTCCCCCAGTCTACGCCCCTCCCTCCTCAACATTTTGAGTTCCATTGAGCCAGGAATGGTCAACGCAGGCCATGACACCTCCCAGCCAGACTGTTTCGCCTCCCTACTGTCCAGCCTCAACGAGCTGGGAGAGAGACAACTGGTGTCTGTGGTGAACTGGGCTAAAGCCATGCCAG GTTTTAGACAGCTGCATGTAGAAGACCAGATGTCAGTGATCCAGTCTTCATGGCTGGGGTTGATGGTGTTCGCTCTGGGCTGGAGGTCTTACACTAACACAGATGCTAGAGAGCTCTACTTCGCTCCTGACCTCATCTTTAACGA tCAGAGGATGCGTGTGTCCAGTATGTACGAACACTGTGTCCAGTTCCGTCTGCTGTCCCAGAGGTTCTGTATGCTCAGAGTCACCCAGGAAGAGTTCCTCTGTATGAAGGCTCTGCTCCTCTTCAGCATCA TCCCTGTGGAGGGTCTGAGGAATCAGAAGTGTTTTGACGAGCTGAGGATCTCTTACATCAAGGAGCTGGTTTGTCTGGCCAGCCAACACGGAGAAAAACACCATACACAACGCCTGTTCCAGCTAACACAGCTACTGGACTTCCTACACCCG atTGTGAGGAAGCTGCACCAGTTCACCTATGATCTGTTTATCCAGGCCCAGTCTCTGCCCACCAGAGTCAGCTATCCAGAGATGATCTCTGAGATCGTCAGCGTTCACGTGCCCAAGATACTCACAGGCATAGTTCAGCCAATCCTCTTTCACAATGCACCTTGCTAG